From one Triticum urartu cultivar G1812 chromosome 3, Tu2.1, whole genome shotgun sequence genomic stretch:
- the LOC125545723 gene encoding uncharacterized protein LOC125545723, with protein sequence MGVWREGAGWCFCSGGGGRSERVKAAIFSAKAAALAAVCGGHGTGLLIHRNLLLTTHGNLPSAAAAEDAADALLGHARLAARLVPHRFFITSSILDLTIVGVDSAENDLTLQAQQPHYLKTCCKPSLDHGSVVYLLGHTGKKELVIGDGKVVIGTDNLIKLSTDGVTWCPGSAGFDAQGNLAFMICDPMKLASSPTARSSSASSSSSHSSKKDQQMQFGIPISVVCDWLYQHWQGNLDEVTKPKLPLVRLMSSRSDRSSSSFTRRNVFKPADDDNDDASVTSKMTSKPKYQQGSGSSANARISHDANPLVDLRTNNEQGISTPEIYESPRGSSCQGRQDPAPVQLLDINFPAKVPKTIFLPLPLKQMLSEENNGDTSKAKPRNPSRENHFPAGLIWHRNGEADSRDPPVALMEDCSSEGQSSSSPAERSRYRHQDQFSSEEETMYSAETMESTNVPSSREKHVGRSQSCVNYSRWSSPRKPSMIQTGTLRKQHTLIPMRKTHSQSTSLPQRSHDYLSPTVSSAMKKRNSMELQQPPKPRRIIVQSSPKWMF encoded by the exons ATGGGGGTGtggagggagggggcggggtgGTGCTTCTGCTCCGGCGGCGGGGGGCGGTCCGAGCGGGTCAAGGCGGCCATCTTCTCGGCCAAGGCCGCCGCGCTCGCCGCCGTCTGCGGCGGCCACGGCACGGGCCTCCTGATCCACCGGAACCTGCTGCTCACCACGCACGGCAACCtgccctccgccgccgccgccgaggacGCCGCCGACGCGCTTCTCGGCCAcgcccgcctcgccgcccgcctcgTGCCCCACAG ATTCTTCATCACCAGCTCGATTCTTGACCTTACGATAGTCGGTGTTGATTCTGCCGAGAATGACTTGACTTTGCAGGCTCAGCAACCTCACTATCTGAAAACATGCTGCAAACCAAGCCTAGATCATGGGAGTGTTGTTTACCTGCTGGGGCATACCGGGAAGAAGGAACTGGTGATCGGCGACGGGAAAGTAGTGATTGGCACGGATAACCTCATAAAGCTCTCGACAGATGGGGTGACATGGTGTCCTGGCTCTGCCGGTTTCGACGCCCAGGGGAACTTAGCTTTCATGATCTGTGACCCCATGAAGCTGGCCTCCTCCCCCACTGCAAGGTCATCTTCAGCATCCTCATCCTCATCACATTCATCGAAGAAGGATCAGCAAATGCAGTTCGGGATCCCCATATCGGTGGTCTGCGATTGGTTGTATCAGCATTGGCAGGGCAACCTGGATGAGGTTACCAAGCCAAAGTTACCTCTTGTTAGACTGATGTCCAGCAGAAGCGATCGCTCAAGCTCCTCCTTCACTCGTCGCAATGTGTTCAAGCCTGCAGATGACGATAATGATGATGCATCGGTTACTTCAAAGATGACTTCAAAGCCTAAATACCAGCAGGGGTCAGGTAGCTCAGCCAATGCAAGGATTTCTCATGATGCAAATCCTCTGGTTGATCTACGGACCAACAATGAGCAGGGGATTTCAACTCCAGAAATATACGAATCGCCGAGGGGTAGTTCTTGTCAGGGTCGCCAGGATCCTGCACCAGTACAACTCTTGGACATCAACTTCCCAGCTAAGGTTCCCAAGACCATCTTTCTACCACTGCCCTTGAAACAAATGCTTTCTGAGGAGAACAATGGGGACACGTCGAAGGCGAAACCCAGGAATCCATCCAGAGAGAATCACTTTCCAGCAGGCCTGATATGGCACCGCAATGGCGAGGCAGATTCCAGGGATCCTCCGGTTGCTCTTATGGAGGATTGTAGCAGTGAGGGGCAGTCCAGCTCGTCACCTGCTGAGCGGTCGCGGTACAGACATCAAGACCAGTTCAGCAGCGAGGAGGAGACAATGTACTCGGCCGAAACCATGGAGAGCACGAACGTTCCGAGCTCCAGGGAGAAGCACGTCGGGAGGAGCCAGAGCTGCGTCAACTACAGCAGGTGGAGCTCTCCGAGGAAACCGTCGATGATTCAAACCGGGACCTTGAGGAAGCAGCACACGCTGATCCCCATGCGGAAGACGCACTCGCAGAGCACGTCCCTGCCGCAGAGGAGTCATGACTACTTGAGCCCGACGGTCTCCTCGGCCATGAAGAAGAGGAACTCCATGGAGCTGCAACAGCCCCCAAAGCCCCGTCGGATCATCGTCCAATCTTCTCCAAAATGGATGTTCTGA
- the LOC125545725 gene encoding uncharacterized protein LOC125545725, with protein sequence MPASMPKLLFLLLLLLAAAAHSSPVVPAASDQAEQSAVRMVPMAPAGGDGAGFSGVVLNETRRRLGSFQLCAPCTCCGGPRGVCVLSPCCYAINCNIPNRPFGFCSFTPRSCDCLHCNV encoded by the exons ATGCCCGCCTCCATGCCCAAGCTGCTCttcctcctgctcctcctcctcgccgcggCCGCCCACTCCTCGCCG GTCGTCCCGGCTGCGTCCGACCAGGCGGAGCAGTCGGCGGTGCGCATGGTGCCGATGGCCCCGGCGGGCGGGGACGGGGCGGGGTTCAGCGGGGTGGTGCTGAACGAGACGCGGCGGCGGCTGGGGAGCTTCCAGCTCTGCGCGCCCTGCACCTGCTGCGGCGGGCCCAGGGGCGTCTGCGTCCTCTCCCCGTGCTGCTACGCCATCAACTGCAACATCCCCAACCGCCCCTTCGGGTTCTGCTCCTTCACGCCCAGGTCCTGCGACTGCCTCCACTGCAACGTCTGA
- the LOC125545724 gene encoding zinc finger CCCH domain-containing protein 12-like → MDEAGRASAPAVVTVTASAAAPSPPPPPPPATATAAAADPPSPDPDALYEEGMWQQMAMSSGATMQSGPYPVRPGEPDCTYYLRTGLCRFGMSCRFNHPQDRNTAIASARMKGEYPERVGQPECQYYLKTGTCKFGPTCKFHHPREKAGIAGMVQLNTLGYPLRPNERECAYYLKTGQCKYGNTCKFNHPEIFNAVASSRGSPIYPPVHNSGSTGPHSYTGTMASWTYPRGSFIPSPRWQSPSNYTPMIVPQGLVQVPSWNSYPGQMVPVSSPESRLQSPGAQQYYGTSRQGEASAGNQGMQSSYRSSSFPAPQYALQRENVFPERPDQPECIYYIKTGDCKFGAVCKFHHPRVRSQPPPDCILSPMGLPLRPGEELCKFYSRYGICKFGVNCKFDHPMAAPMGVYAYGYSASASPNAPMARRLLESPSGSAYAS, encoded by the exons ATGGACGAAGCCGGAAGGGCCTCCGCTCCCGCGGTGGTGACGGTCAcggcctccgccgccgccccctcgcctcctcctcccccgccCCCCGCCACGGCCACCGCCGCGGCCGCCGACCCGCCATCGCCCGACCCTGACGCTCTCTATGAAG AGGGAATGTGGCAGCAGATGGCCATGAGCAGCGGCGCCACTATGCAATCTGGGCCATATCCTGTGCGGCCAGGGGAACCGGACTGCACCTACTACCTCAGGACTGGATTGTGCAGGTTCGGCATGAGCTGCAGGTTCAATCACCCTCAGGACAGGAATACG GCTATTGCCTCTGCCAGAATGAAAGGAGAATATCCTGAGAGGGTGGGACAACCTGAATGTCAG TACTACCTGAAGACTGGAACATGCAAGTTTGGGCCTACGTGCAAATTCCATCACCCTAGAGAAAAGGCTGGAATCGCAGGAATGGTGCAGCTAAACACATTGGGATATCCACTTCGACCG AATGAAAGGGAGTGTGCATACTACTTAAAAACGGGACAGTGTAAATATGGGAATACATGTAAATTTAACCATCCAGAAATTTTCAATGCGGTGGCTTCTTCACGTGGTTCCCCTATTTATCCTCCTGTACATAACTCTGGAAGCACTGGTCCACATTCCTATACTGGAACAATGGCAAGCTGGACTTATCCAAGAGGTTCTTTCATTCCAAGCCCTAGATGGCAAAGTCCTTCAAACTATACACCGATGATTGTACCACAGGGTCTTGTTCAAGTACCAAGCTGGAACTCATATCCT GGCCAAATGGTACCTGTTTCATCTCCTGAGAGTCGACTACAGTCTCCAGGGGCTCAACAATACTATGGAACTTCTCGACAAGGTGAAGCCAGTGCAGGAAATCAGGGAATGCAATCATCCTACAGATCCAGTTCGTTTCCTGCACCTCAGTATGCACTGCAGAGAGAGAATGTATTTCCTGAGAGACCTGATCAGCCAGAATGCATATACTACATAAAGACTGGAGATTGTAAATTTGGTGCAGTTTGCAAATTCCATCATCCCCGGGTGCGCTCACAGCCTCCCCCAGACTGTATCTTGAGCCCAATGGGTCTTCCATTACGCCCA GGGGAAGAGCTCTGCAAGTTCTACTCTCGCTATGGCATCTGCAAGTTTGGCGTAAACTGCAAGTTCGACCATCCGATGGCGGCTCCGATGGGGGTGTACGCGTACGGCTACTCTGCCTCCGCGTCGCCCAATGCTCCCATGGCTCGGCGTCTCCTGGAGTCCCCCTCCGGGTCTGCGTACGCCTCCTAA